From a single Microbacterium murale genomic region:
- a CDS encoding ADP-dependent NAD(P)H-hydrate dehydratase: MVDVREWSRADTARLLRVPGPDDDKYSRGVVALRTGSNAYPGAAVLGVEAAWRAGAGYVRFVGEGRAADAVIARRPETVAAPDIGRTRVGAWVIGSGTDSAARAPEETAALRGILAGSVPVVVDAGALYLAPDAAAPLVATPHAGEFARLRELLRLPADGAGDHVVDVAETAHALGCTVLLKGARTLVAAPEATVISVSSAPGWLATAGAGDVLAGVLGALLAANPDTPAAEVAAAGAWLHGHAATLASRSGAGASGRPIVALDVAAALPAAVEDLLS, translated from the coding sequence ATGGTCGACGTCCGCGAATGGTCCCGCGCCGACACCGCGCGCCTGTTGCGCGTTCCGGGCCCCGACGACGACAAGTACTCGCGTGGTGTCGTCGCCCTGCGCACCGGTTCCAACGCGTATCCCGGTGCAGCGGTGCTCGGCGTCGAAGCAGCCTGGCGCGCCGGTGCGGGGTACGTTCGCTTCGTCGGCGAGGGACGCGCAGCGGATGCCGTCATCGCCCGCCGCCCGGAGACCGTCGCCGCACCGGACATCGGACGCACGCGTGTGGGCGCCTGGGTGATCGGCTCGGGCACGGATTCTGCGGCGCGCGCTCCTGAGGAGACTGCCGCACTTCGCGGGATCCTCGCCGGTTCCGTGCCGGTCGTCGTCGACGCCGGGGCACTGTATCTCGCACCGGATGCTGCGGCGCCGCTTGTGGCCACTCCGCATGCGGGCGAGTTCGCGCGGCTGCGTGAGCTGCTGAGACTGCCTGCAGACGGCGCGGGTGATCACGTCGTCGACGTCGCCGAGACCGCGCACGCGCTGGGATGCACGGTGCTCTTGAAGGGCGCGAGGACACTGGTCGCCGCGCCGGAGGCCACCGTGATCTCGGTCTCGTCCGCCCCGGGTTGGCTGGCGACGGCCGGTGCGGGCGACGTTCTCGCCGGTGTGCTCGGCGCTCTCCTCGCGGCGAACCCGGACACGCCGGCGGCCGAAGTCGCTGCGGCCGGCGCATGGCTGCACGGACATGCCGCGACGCTCGCCTCCAGGTCGGGTGCCGGCGCCTCCGGCCGCCCGATCGTCGCGCTCGATGTCGCCGCGGCGTTGCCTGCGGCCGTCGAAGACCTGCTCTCGTGA